In uncultured Cohaesibacter sp., a genomic segment contains:
- a CDS encoding ABC transporter ATP-binding protein: MTDDSNHLMKVRGLRTWFDTPKGMVKAVDGVDLTLDRGEILGLVGESGSGKSITGFSLLGLIDAPGKVREGSIHFMGEDLRAASPKRLRDLRGNRIAMIFQDPMMTLNPVLKISTQMIETVLAHASVSKAEARTRAIEVLAMVGIPSPEERIDSYPHEFSGGMRQRVAIAIALLHKPDMIIADEPTTALDVTIQSQILSEVQKLTRELGMGLIWITHDLGVVASLSQKIAVMYAGRIVERGTVNEVLDTPRHPYTRGLIDSLPGNNSKDQPLQQIPGNAPPPLDRPVGCPFRPRCSFATEACLEEPPESGDDNRSWRCFNPLPVKEMAR, from the coding sequence ATGACCGACGACAGCAACCACCTCATGAAGGTGCGCGGCTTGCGCACCTGGTTCGATACGCCCAAGGGCATGGTGAAAGCCGTCGATGGGGTCGACCTGACGCTGGATCGGGGCGAAATCCTCGGTCTGGTGGGTGAAAGCGGCTCCGGCAAGTCGATCACCGGCTTCTCTCTGCTGGGCTTGATCGATGCTCCCGGCAAGGTGCGCGAAGGCAGCATCCATTTTATGGGCGAAGACCTTCGGGCCGCCTCCCCCAAGCGCCTCAGAGACCTGCGCGGCAACCGGATCGCCATGATCTTCCAGGACCCGATGATGACGCTCAATCCGGTGCTCAAGATCAGCACGCAGATGATCGAGACGGTTCTCGCCCATGCCAGTGTCTCGAAAGCCGAGGCCCGCACCAGAGCCATCGAAGTTCTGGCCATGGTCGGCATTCCCTCGCCTGAGGAGCGCATCGACAGCTATCCGCACGAATTCTCCGGCGGCATGCGCCAGCGCGTCGCCATTGCAATTGCCCTGCTGCACAAGCCGGACATGATCATCGCCGACGAGCCGACAACAGCGCTCGACGTGACCATCCAGAGCCAGATCCTGTCGGAAGTGCAGAAGTTGACCCGCGAACTCGGCATGGGGCTGATCTGGATCACCCATGATCTGGGGGTCGTCGCCAGCCTGTCCCAGAAGATCGCCGTGATGTATGCCGGTCGGATCGTTGAACGGGGCACCGTCAACGAGGTTCTCGACACGCCACGCCACCCCTACACCCGCGGCCTGATCGACAGCCTGCCCGGCAACAACAGCAAGGACCAGCCCCTGCAGCAGATTCCCGGCAATGCGCCGCCGCCGCTTGATCGCCCGGTTGGCTGTCCGTTCCGGCCCCGCTGCAGCTTTGCGACCGAGGCCTGCCTTGAGGAACCGCCAGAGAGCGGCGACGACAACAGGTCATGGCGTTGCTTCAATCCCCTTCCGGTCAAGGAGATGGCCCGATGA
- a CDS encoding ABC transporter permease, which translates to MKLSFLSDEGIAARIFKGLFSSRKATIAAIVCTILILSALLAPFIAPQNPYDLGQIDFFDAKLPPMTDGYSGMLYLLGTDGQGRDMLSAMLYGLRTSLAVGVTSGLMAMALGTALGLTAAYRGGLVDAFIMRFVDLMLGFPTILVALMILVIFGQGVSKVILALIFVQWAYFARAVRATAMVETGKEYVEAARCLDIPSWRIMAGHILPNCLPPLIVIGTIQIAHAIAAEATLSFLGIGLPITHPSLGLLIANGYQVMLAGLYWMSVYPGLLLLVLVFSVNIVGDRLREILNPRLAS; encoded by the coding sequence ATGAAGCTTTCTTTTCTCAGTGACGAAGGCATTGCCGCGCGCATCTTCAAGGGGCTGTTCAGCAGCCGCAAGGCGACCATTGCCGCCATCGTTTGCACCATTCTCATCCTGTCTGCCCTGCTGGCGCCCTTCATCGCCCCGCAAAACCCCTATGATCTAGGCCAGATCGACTTTTTCGATGCCAAACTGCCGCCGATGACGGACGGCTATTCGGGCATGCTTTACCTACTCGGCACAGATGGTCAGGGCCGCGACATGCTCTCGGCCATGCTTTACGGCCTGCGCACTTCGCTGGCGGTCGGTGTCACCTCCGGCCTGATGGCCATGGCGCTCGGTACGGCCCTTGGCCTGACGGCCGCCTATCGGGGTGGACTGGTCGATGCCTTCATCATGCGCTTTGTCGACCTGATGCTAGGCTTTCCCACCATTCTGGTTGCCCTGATGATCCTAGTGATCTTCGGACAGGGGGTCAGCAAGGTCATTCTGGCGCTGATTTTCGTCCAGTGGGCCTATTTCGCCCGCGCCGTTCGCGCCACGGCCATGGTGGAAACCGGCAAGGAATATGTCGAAGCCGCCCGCTGCCTCGATATCCCCTCATGGCGGATCATGGCGGGGCATATCCTGCCCAACTGCCTGCCTCCACTGATCGTCATTGGCACCATCCAGATCGCCCACGCCATTGCCGCCGAGGCAACCCTGAGCTTCCTAGGGATCGGCTTGCCGATCACCCATCCCTCGCTCGGTCTTCTGATCGCCAACGGCTATCAGGTGATGCTCGCCGGTCTTTACTGGATGAGCGTCTATCCCGGCCTGCTGCTTCTGGTGCTGGTCTTCTCAGTCAATATCGTGGGAGACCGCCTGCGTGAAATCCTGAACCCGAGGCTGGCATCATGA